From Pseudomonas poae, the proteins below share one genomic window:
- a CDS encoding TIGR01777 family oxidoreductase: MHILLTGGTGLIGRQLCQHWLAQGHRLTVWSREPETVAQWCGAQVVGVGRLEDVSSPVDAVVNLAGAPIADRPWTKKRKALLWSSRISLTETLLAWLETLAQRPAVLVSGSAVGWYGDGGERELTEASGPVQDDFPSQLCIAWEETALRAEALGIRVVLVRTGLVLAAKGGFLSRLLLPFKLALGGPIGNGRQWMPWVHIKDQIALIDFLLHKEDASGPYNACAPHPVRNREFAKTLGQVLHRPSFMPMPAFALKVGLGELSGLLLGGQKALPERLLAAGFTFQFTELRAALDDLSSRL; encoded by the coding sequence ATGCACATTTTGCTGACCGGCGGTACGGGTCTGATCGGCCGCCAACTCTGCCAGCACTGGCTGGCCCAAGGGCATCGCCTGACCGTGTGGAGCCGCGAGCCGGAAACGGTTGCCCAGTGGTGCGGTGCTCAAGTCGTGGGTGTAGGCCGCCTGGAGGACGTGAGCAGTCCCGTGGACGCGGTGGTCAACCTGGCCGGGGCGCCTATTGCCGATCGCCCCTGGACCAAAAAGCGCAAGGCATTGCTGTGGAGCAGCCGCATCAGCCTCACTGAAACCTTGCTTGCGTGGCTGGAGACCCTGGCGCAAAGGCCGGCGGTGCTGGTTTCCGGTTCGGCGGTGGGCTGGTATGGCGACGGCGGCGAGCGTGAATTGACCGAAGCCAGCGGCCCGGTGCAGGACGACTTCCCCAGCCAGTTGTGTATCGCCTGGGAAGAAACCGCGCTGCGCGCCGAAGCCCTGGGCATCCGTGTGGTGCTGGTGCGTACCGGCTTGGTGCTGGCGGCCAAGGGCGGCTTTTTGTCGCGCTTGCTGCTGCCGTTCAAACTGGCGCTGGGCGGGCCTATCGGCAATGGTCGGCAGTGGATGCCGTGGGTGCATATCAAGGATCAAATCGCCCTGATTGATTTTCTTCTGCACAAGGAAGACGCCAGCGGTCCTTATAATGCCTGCGCGCCACACCCGGTGCGTAACCGCGAGTTCGCCAAGACGTTGGGCCAGGTGCTGCACCGCCCGTCGTTCATGCCGATGCCGGCCTTTGCGTTGAAGGTGGGTCTGGGCGAATTGTCCGGCCTGTTGCTGGGCGGGCAGAAGGCGCTGCCGGAGCGGTTGCTGGCCGCCGGTTTCACTTTCCAGTTCACTGAATTGCGTGCGGCCCTGGATGACTTGTCCAGCCGCCTCTAG
- a CDS encoding FAD-dependent oxidoreductase, with the protein MTVPIAIIGTGIAGLSAARALRDAGHAVQLFDKSRGSGGRMSSKRSDAGALDMGAQYFTARDRRFVNEVQRWQSNGWAEQWKPQLYNFKSGQLTPSPDEQVRWVGTPRMSAITRALLDDLPVEFGCRITEVFQGKHHWNLLDADGENHGPFSHVIIATPAPQATALLAAAPKLASAAAGVKMDPTWAIALAFDKPLDTPMQGCFVQDSPLDWLARNRSKPGRDAILDTWVLHATSAWSKAHLDLPKEAVIEHLHGAFAELLHSAMPAPSFSLAHRWLYARPSGAHEFGVLADADLGLYVCGDWCLSGRVEGAWLSGQEAARRLIEHLQ; encoded by the coding sequence ATGACTGTTCCTATCGCGATCATCGGCACCGGCATCGCCGGTCTCTCCGCCGCCCGAGCGTTACGAGACGCTGGGCACGCTGTACAACTCTTCGATAAAAGCCGCGGCAGTGGTGGCCGCATGTCCAGCAAGCGCAGCGATGCCGGCGCACTGGACATGGGCGCGCAATACTTCACCGCCCGCGACCGGCGCTTCGTCAACGAAGTACAGCGCTGGCAAAGCAATGGCTGGGCCGAGCAATGGAAGCCCCAGCTGTACAACTTCAAATCCGGCCAGCTCACCCCCTCCCCCGATGAACAAGTCCGCTGGGTCGGCACACCGCGCATGAGCGCGATCACCCGCGCCCTGCTGGATGACTTGCCGGTGGAGTTCGGTTGCCGCATCACCGAAGTGTTCCAGGGCAAACATCATTGGAACCTGCTGGATGCCGACGGCGAAAACCACGGCCCGTTCAGCCACGTGATCATCGCCACGCCCGCGCCACAGGCCACCGCACTGCTGGCGGCTGCGCCCAAGCTGGCGAGTGCCGCCGCCGGGGTAAAAATGGACCCCACCTGGGCCATCGCGCTGGCCTTCGACAAGCCGCTGGATACACCGATGCAAGGCTGCTTCGTGCAAGACAGCCCACTCGACTGGCTGGCGCGCAACCGCAGCAAGCCGGGGCGCGACGCCATACTCGACACCTGGGTTCTGCACGCTACCAGCGCCTGGAGCAAGGCGCATCTGGACCTGCCCAAAGAGGCGGTGATCGAACACCTGCACGGCGCCTTCGCCGAACTGCTGCACAGCGCCATGCCGGCGCCGTCGTTCAGCCTGGCACACCGCTGGCTCTATGCGCGACCGTCCGGTGCCCATGAGTTCGGCGTACTGGCCGACGCCGACCTGGGCCTGTATGTGTGCGGTGACTGGTGCCTGTCGGGCCGCGTGGAAGGCGCCTGGCTCAGTGGCCAGGAAGCGGCGCGGCGCTTGATCGAACACCTGCAATGA
- a CDS encoding TIGR02450 family Trp-rich protein, with product MNRINPAKLLLSKWTAAHPRNKEKHFLVTELFRDDEGTVLEIELQAVMTRRAERLAWQTLQNAEAWRIGWK from the coding sequence ATGAACCGTATCAACCCCGCCAAATTGCTGCTGTCGAAGTGGACAGCAGCCCATCCGCGCAACAAGGAAAAACACTTTCTGGTCACCGAACTGTTTCGTGACGACGAAGGCACCGTGCTCGAAATCGAGCTGCAAGCCGTGATGACCCGGCGCGCAGAGCGCCTGGCGTGGCAAACCCTGCAAAATGCCGAGGCTTGGCGGATCGGCTGGAAGTAG
- a CDS encoding DUF523 and DUF1722 domain-containing protein has translation MSSTGKPKIAISACLLGENVRFNGGHKQSLLCSQTLADYFDFVPLCPEVAIGLGTPREPIRLVGDPAQPQAVGTVHRELNVTQPLDDYGQQMAAAHTDLCGYIFMQKSPSCGLERVKVYRDNGTPVDGGGRGIYAQAFCARHPNLPVEEDGRLNDPVLRENFLTRVFVYASWQQLQTEGLSRHRLLAFHSRYKYLLMAHSPAHYKSLGHLLGSMGKGTDLDELAACYFSDLMTGLKKCATRGTHTNVLQHISGYLKQAITADDKQEMQTVIGQYHQGIVPLVVPLTLLKHHFRQHPDRYIAQQAYLQPHPENLSLRNAI, from the coding sequence ATGTCCAGCACCGGTAAGCCCAAGATCGCCATCAGCGCCTGCCTGCTCGGCGAGAACGTGCGCTTCAACGGCGGACATAAACAATCCCTGCTGTGCAGCCAGACCCTCGCCGACTATTTCGACTTTGTGCCGTTATGCCCTGAAGTCGCCATCGGCCTGGGCACCCCCCGCGAGCCGATCCGCCTGGTGGGCGACCCCGCCCAGCCACAAGCCGTGGGCACAGTGCACCGCGAGCTGAATGTCACCCAACCGCTGGACGACTACGGCCAACAAATGGCTGCGGCGCACACCGACCTGTGCGGCTACATCTTTATGCAGAAGTCGCCGTCCTGCGGCCTGGAACGGGTCAAGGTCTACCGCGACAACGGCACGCCGGTAGACGGCGGCGGGCGTGGCATCTACGCCCAGGCATTTTGCGCACGCCACCCCAACCTGCCGGTTGAAGAAGACGGTCGGCTGAATGACCCGGTACTGCGCGAAAACTTCCTGACCCGCGTCTTCGTGTACGCCAGCTGGCAGCAACTGCAGACTGAGGGCCTGAGCCGTCACCGGTTGCTGGCTTTCCATTCGCGCTACAAATACCTGCTGATGGCCCACAGCCCGGCGCACTACAAAAGCCTTGGCCACTTGTTGGGCAGCATGGGCAAGGGCACCGATCTCGATGAACTCGCTGCGTGTTATTTCAGCGACCTGATGACCGGCCTGAAAAAATGCGCCACTCGTGGCACCCACACCAATGTGCTGCAACACATCAGCGGCTACCTCAAGCAGGCCATCACCGCCGATGACAAACAGGAAATGCAAACCGTCATCGGCCAATACCACCAAGGCATCGTGCCGCTGGTGGTGCCGCTGACCCTGCTCAAACATCACTTTCGCCAACACCCGGACCGCTACATCGCGCAACAGGCCTACCTGCAACCGCACCCGGAAAACCTCAGCCTGCGTAATGCGATCTAG
- a CDS encoding MerR family transcriptional regulator, giving the protein MKAALQDTPGEDIAQALEDGWLPIREVARQTGVNAVTLRAWERRYGLIVPQRTPKGHRLFSAEHVQRIHTILTWLNRGVPVSQVKGLIDSAQALPDTVENEWHALRQTLVNAISELTERRVDDAFNQAMALYPPRTLCEQLLLPLLQELEQRWQGQFGAQMERVFFLSWLRSKFGARIYHNNRQLHGAPLLLVNQSDLPLEPHLWLSAWLASSADCPVEVFDWPLPAGELALAVEHLQPRAVLLYSSKTLHLSALAKLLGGVGCPKLIVGPTVCIHQAELGVLTRDTPELFVAEDPLSAHQILIQRGLL; this is encoded by the coding sequence ATGAAAGCTGCCCTGCAAGACACCCCAGGCGAAGACATCGCCCAAGCCCTCGAAGACGGCTGGCTGCCGATTCGCGAAGTGGCGCGCCAAACCGGCGTCAACGCCGTGACCCTGCGCGCCTGGGAGCGCCGCTATGGCCTGATCGTGCCCCAGCGCACGCCGAAGGGGCATCGGCTGTTCAGCGCCGAACATGTACAACGCATCCACACCATCCTGACCTGGCTCAATCGCGGCGTGCCGGTCAGCCAGGTCAAGGGGCTGATCGACTCCGCCCAAGCCCTGCCCGATACCGTCGAGAACGAGTGGCATGCCCTGCGCCAGACCCTGGTGAACGCCATCAGCGAACTGACCGAACGCCGGGTCGACGACGCTTTCAACCAGGCCATGGCGCTGTACCCGCCGCGCACCCTGTGCGAGCAACTGCTATTGCCGCTGCTGCAAGAGCTGGAACAGCGCTGGCAGGGCCAGTTTGGCGCGCAGATGGAGCGGGTGTTTTTCCTGTCCTGGCTGCGCAGCAAGTTCGGTGCACGCATCTACCACAACAACCGCCAGTTGCACGGCGCGCCGCTGCTGCTGGTCAACCAGTCCGACCTGCCCCTGGAGCCACACTTGTGGCTCAGTGCCTGGCTGGCCAGCAGTGCCGATTGCCCGGTGGAGGTGTTCGACTGGCCGCTGCCCGCCGGTGAGCTGGCGCTGGCGGTGGAGCACCTGCAACCGCGCGCCGTGCTGCTGTATTCGAGCAAAACCCTCCATTTGTCGGCGCTCGCAAAACTTTTGGGTGGCGTCGGTTGCCCAAAGTTGATCGTCGGACCAACGGTATGCATCCACCAGGCCGAGCTGGGCGTATTAACCCGTGACACCCCTGAATTGTTCGTGGCCGAAGACCCGTTGTCGGCCCACCAGATACTGATCCAGCGTGGACTTCTTTAA